One genomic window of Devosia salina includes the following:
- the purQ gene encoding phosphoribosylformylglycinamidine synthase subunit PurQ translates to MKAAVIVFPGLNRDRDMIAALTKIGGEKPAVVWHQDTDIPEADLIVIPGGFSYGDYLRCGAIAARSPIMDKVRERAAAGTKVLGVCNGFQILIEAGLLPGALMRNTSLKFVCREVKLEVVNADTDFTRGYTQGQIIRCPVAHHDGNYFADAETLKRLEGDGRVAFRYAEGTNPNGSINDIAGILNEQKNVLGLMPHPENLIEAAHGGDDGRALFASVLKQVA, encoded by the coding sequence ATGAAGGCCGCTGTCATCGTGTTTCCAGGCCTTAACCGCGACCGCGACATGATCGCGGCGCTGACCAAGATCGGGGGCGAAAAGCCGGCCGTCGTCTGGCACCAGGACACGGACATTCCCGAGGCCGACCTGATCGTCATTCCCGGCGGTTTCTCCTATGGCGACTATCTGCGCTGCGGCGCTATCGCGGCCCGCTCGCCCATCATGGACAAGGTGCGCGAACGCGCCGCCGCGGGCACCAAGGTGCTGGGCGTCTGCAATGGCTTTCAGATCCTGATCGAGGCGGGGCTGCTGCCCGGCGCGCTGATGCGCAATACCTCGCTCAAATTCGTCTGCCGCGAGGTCAAGCTCGAGGTGGTCAATGCCGATACCGACTTCACCCGGGGCTACACCCAGGGCCAGATCATCCGCTGCCCGGTGGCCCATCATGACGGTAATTATTTCGCCGATGCGGAGACGCTGAAGCGCCTCGAAGGCGATGGCCGCGTCGCCTTCCGCTATGCCGAGGGCACCAACCCCAACGGGTCGATCAACGACATCGCCGGCATTCTCAACGAACAGAAGAACGTGCTCGGCCTGATGCCGCACCCGGAAAACCTGATCGAAGCCGCCCATGGCGGCGACGATGGACGGGCGCTGTTTGCGTCCGTGCTCAAGCAGGTCGCCTAG
- the purL gene encoding phosphoribosylformylglycinamidine synthase subunit PurL: MTLRNDIAITPELVASHGLKPDEYQKILDLIGREPTYTELGIFSAMWNEHCSYKSSKKWLRTLPTKGPRVIQGPGENAGVVDIGDGQAVVFKMESHNHPSYIEPYQGAATGVGGILRDVFTMGARPVAAMNALRFGAPEHEKTRHLVNGVVAGVGGYGNSFGVPTVGGEVEFDARYNGNNLVNAFAAGLADTDKIFYSKAEGVGLPVVYLGAKTGRDGVGGATMASAEFGDDIEEKRPTVQVGDPFTEKRLLEACLELMQTGAVIAIQDMGAAGLTCSAVEMGAKGDLGIELDLDKVPVREERMTAYEMMLSESQERMLMVLHPEKEPEARKVFEKWELDFATVGHTTDDLRFRVIWQGDEVANLPIKELGDEAPEYDRPWTEPKAPATLAKDDVPQMDVAEALLALVGGHQCSSRRWVYEQYDTLIQGNTMQRPGGDAGVIRVDGHETKGLAFSSDVNPRYCEANPFEGGKQAVAECWRNLTATGAEPLAATDNLNFGNPERPEIMGQFVKAIEGIGEACRVLEFPIVSGNVSLYNETNGRGILPTPTIGGVGLLPEWEKSVGIGFVAENQPILLIGGPAERGTHLGQSVYLRDLFDRRDGDAPHVDLAAEKKTGDFVRKLIRSGAVTACHDLSDGGLGVALAEMAMAGGIGATVTDVEGNDPILTFFGEDQGRYLVTLNLDPQGEEIAALWEEAKALGIFAPWIGTTGGTTLTLGAAKPVAVATLKGAHESWFPSYMSGEPSL, from the coding sequence ATGACCCTTCGCAACGACATCGCCATCACTCCCGAACTGGTCGCCAGCCACGGCCTCAAGCCGGACGAGTACCAGAAGATCCTCGACCTGATCGGGCGCGAGCCGACCTATACCGAGCTGGGCATCTTCTCGGCGATGTGGAACGAGCATTGCTCCTACAAGAGCTCGAAGAAATGGCTGCGCACCCTGCCAACCAAGGGGCCGCGCGTCATCCAGGGGCCGGGCGAGAATGCCGGCGTGGTCGATATCGGCGATGGCCAGGCGGTGGTGTTCAAGATGGAATCCCACAACCACCCCTCCTATATCGAGCCCTATCAGGGTGCAGCGACCGGCGTGGGCGGCATTCTGCGCGACGTCTTCACCATGGGCGCGCGGCCGGTGGCGGCGATGAACGCGCTGCGCTTCGGCGCCCCGGAGCATGAAAAGACCCGGCACCTGGTCAATGGCGTGGTCGCCGGCGTCGGCGGCTATGGCAATTCCTTCGGCGTGCCGACGGTGGGCGGCGAAGTGGAATTCGACGCGCGCTACAACGGCAATAACCTCGTGAATGCCTTCGCGGCGGGCCTCGCCGATACCGACAAGATCTTCTATTCCAAGGCCGAAGGCGTCGGTCTGCCGGTAGTCTATCTCGGGGCCAAGACCGGCCGCGATGGCGTCGGCGGCGCCACCATGGCCTCGGCCGAATTCGGCGACGATATCGAGGAAAAGCGCCCGACCGTCCAGGTCGGCGACCCGTTCACCGAAAAGCGCCTGCTCGAAGCCTGCCTCGAGCTGATGCAGACCGGCGCCGTCATCGCCATCCAGGACATGGGCGCGGCGGGCCTGACCTGCTCGGCCGTGGAAATGGGCGCCAAGGGCGATCTCGGCATCGAGCTCGACCTCGACAAGGTGCCGGTGCGCGAAGAGCGGATGACCGCCTATGAAATGATGCTCTCGGAAAGCCAGGAGCGCATGCTCATGGTGCTGCATCCCGAAAAGGAACCCGAAGCGCGCAAGGTGTTCGAGAAGTGGGAGCTGGACTTTGCCACCGTCGGCCACACCACCGACGACCTGCGCTTCCGCGTCATCTGGCAGGGCGACGAAGTCGCCAATCTGCCGATCAAGGAACTGGGCGACGAGGCCCCGGAATATGACCGACCCTGGACCGAGCCCAAGGCACCTGCCACGCTCGCCAAGGATGACGTGCCGCAAATGGATGTTGCCGAGGCGCTGCTGGCGCTGGTCGGCGGGCACCAGTGCTCGTCACGCCGCTGGGTCTATGAGCAATATGATACGCTGATCCAGGGCAATACCATGCAGCGCCCGGGCGGCGATGCCGGTGTCATCCGCGTCGATGGGCACGAGACCAAGGGTCTCGCCTTCTCCTCTGACGTCAATCCACGCTATTGCGAGGCCAATCCCTTCGAGGGCGGCAAGCAGGCGGTGGCCGAATGCTGGCGTAACCTGACCGCGACCGGTGCCGAGCCGCTGGCGGCCACCGACAACCTCAATTTCGGCAATCCCGAACGCCCCGAAATCATGGGCCAGTTCGTCAAGGCCATCGAGGGCATTGGCGAAGCCTGCCGGGTGCTGGAATTCCCGATCGTTTCGGGCAATGTGAGCCTTTACAACGAAACCAATGGCCGCGGCATCCTGCCGACCCCGACCATTGGCGGCGTGGGCCTCCTGCCCGAATGGGAAAAGAGCGTCGGCATCGGTTTTGTCGCCGAAAACCAGCCCATCCTGCTCATTGGCGGCCCGGCCGAGCGGGGGACGCATCTGGGCCAATCGGTCTATCTGCGCGACCTCTTTGACCGCCGCGATGGCGATGCGCCGCATGTCGACCTTGCCGCCGAGAAGAAGACCGGCGATTTCGTGCGCAAGCTGATCCGCTCGGGTGCCGTCACCGCCTGCCACGATCTTTCCGATGGCGGCTTGGGCGTCGCCCTGGCCGAAATGGCCATGGCCGGCGGCATCGGCGCCACGGTCACCGATGTCGAGGGCAATGACCCGATCCTCACCTTCTTCGGCGAGGACCAGGGGCGTTATCTGGTGACGCTGAACCTCGATCCGCAGGGCGAGGAGATCGCCGCCCTGTGGGAAGAGGCCAAGGCGCTCGGCATCTTCGCACCCTGGATCGGCACGACGGGCGGCACCACGCTGACCCTGGGCGCCGCCAAGCCGGTGGCGGTAGCGACCCTCAAGGGCGCGCATGAAAGCTGGTTCCCCAGCTATATGAGCGGCGAACCGAGCCTTTGA
- a CDS encoding type II toxin-antitoxin system RelE/ParE family toxin — translation MRHEISRAAEADLKDIFLYTLETFGSRQAQRYLRDLGAVFEMLGDFPELGRTFEADSRSFIHGSHIVIYRVEDDVVLIGRVLHGARDRSDP, via the coding sequence ATGCGTCATGAGATTTCGCGCGCTGCGGAAGCCGATCTAAAGGACATATTTCTCTATACTCTAGAAACCTTCGGATCGCGTCAGGCACAGCGCTACCTGCGCGATCTCGGCGCGGTTTTCGAAATGCTCGGCGACTTCCCCGAATTGGGCAGAACCTTCGAAGCAGACAGTCGCTCCTTCATCCACGGCTCGCATATCGTGATCTATCGAGTCGAAGATGACGTTGTGCTCATAGGGCGTGTCCTGCATGGAGCCCGGGATCGGTCAGATCCCTAG
- the purC gene encoding phosphoribosylaminoimidazolesuccinocarboxamide synthase: MNRRRKIYEGKAKILFEGPEPGTLVQYFKDDATAGNGAKHEVIDGKGVLNNRISEFIFSKLNDLGIPTHFLRRINMREQLIKEVEIIPLEVIVRNVAAGSLAKRLGLEPGTRLPRSIIEFCYKDDALGDPMVSEEHITAFGWATPAELDDIMSLAVRINDFLTGLFMGVGIQLIDFKIECGRLYEGDLMRIVLADEISPDNCRLWDIKTRNKMDKDRFREGLGGLVENYREVAQRLGILVENDNALTTGPRLVQ, translated from the coding sequence ATGAACCGTCGACGCAAAATCTACGAAGGCAAGGCCAAGATCCTGTTCGAGGGTCCCGAGCCCGGCACGCTGGTGCAGTACTTCAAGGACGATGCCACCGCCGGCAATGGCGCCAAGCATGAAGTGATCGATGGCAAGGGCGTGCTGAACAACCGCATTTCCGAGTTCATCTTCTCCAAGCTCAACGATCTGGGTATCCCGACCCACTTCCTGCGCCGCATCAACATGCGCGAGCAGCTGATCAAGGAAGTCGAGATCATCCCGCTCGAAGTGATCGTGCGCAATGTCGCCGCCGGCTCGCTGGCCAAGCGGCTGGGCCTCGAGCCTGGGACCCGCCTGCCGCGTTCGATCATCGAGTTCTGCTACAAGGACGATGCCCTGGGCGACCCGATGGTTTCCGAAGAGCATATCACCGCCTTCGGCTGGGCCACCCCGGCCGAACTCGACGACATCATGAGCCTGGCGGTCCGCATCAACGACTTCCTGACGGGCCTGTTCATGGGTGTCGGCATCCAGCTCATCGATTTCAAGATCGAATGCGGGCGCCTCTATGAGGGTGACCTGATGCGCATCGTGCTGGCCGACGAGATCAGCCCCGACAATTGCCGTCTGTGGGACATCAAGACCCGCAACAAGATGGACAAGGACCGCTTCCGCGAGGGCCTTGGCGGTCTGGTCGAAAACTATCGCGAAGTTGCCCAGCGCCTGGGCATCCTGGTTGAAAACGACAATGCGCTGACCACCGGTCCGCGCCTGGTGCAGTAG
- a CDS encoding DUF6665 family protein, which yields MSGLRDSLDLIRMVRPEAGTAAIDHEIQAERASSLSAAERRVIKAIAGLESGNDRETWLAEARQAVWAYFVQRELIGFRRHTEVIRDLRIPPDVLNGLGAMPARAR from the coding sequence GTGTCGGGCCTGCGGGACTCGCTCGACCTGATCCGCATGGTGCGGCCCGAGGCCGGCACCGCCGCCATCGATCATGAAATCCAGGCCGAGCGCGCCTCCTCACTCAGCGCGGCCGAGCGCCGGGTGATCAAGGCCATAGCCGGACTGGAAAGCGGGAATGACCGCGAGACCTGGCTGGCCGAGGCAAGGCAGGCCGTCTGGGCCTATTTCGTGCAACGCGAGCTGATCGGTTTCCGCCGGCACACCGAAGTCATCCGTGACCTGCGCATCCCGCCCGACGTGCTAAACGGACTCGGCGCCATGCCGGCGCGTGCCAGATGA
- the rpsU gene encoding 30S ribosomal protein S21 codes for MQVQVRDNNIDQALRVLKKRLQREGVFREMRLRKYFEKPSEARVRKKAEAVRRNRKAARKQAIREGLIAAPKRPARPGMAPRG; via the coding sequence TTGCAGGTTCAGGTTCGCGACAACAATATCGACCAGGCGCTCCGCGTCTTGAAGAAGCGCCTTCAGCGCGAAGGTGTGTTCCGGGAAATGCGGCTCCGGAAATATTTCGAAAAGCCGTCCGAGGCGCGCGTGCGCAAGAAGGCCGAGGCCGTGCGCCGCAATCGCAAGGCGGCCCGCAAGCAGGCCATCCGCGAAGGTCTGATCGCCGCCCCCAAGCGCCCGGCGCGTCCGGGCATGGCGCCGCGCGGCTAG
- a CDS encoding acyltransferase family protein yields MMEIGTRRLAWVDMAKGLSIFLVVIMYCAASVGEDTGQTGFLHWTIAFAMPFRMPEFFLLSGLFLGQVIDRPWKAYADRRVVHYFYFYALWAIIHILFKEALVGRDPGGAGASLAWAVVEPYGVLWFIYMLALFGLVSKILHEVTAPHWVVLTVAAILQMGSIHTGSYLVDQFAEYFVYFYAGSVFARQLFRLADWAADHVLAALGALTVWAIVNAMMVFSPGFRLDPVHIEMGWGALPGLHLILALAGATAICVTAALLARLPAMDWLRWLGSKSLVVYVAFVLPMGIARILLLRLGVDEPNMLSLLTMLVAITAPLALWWITERLGIGKFLFTRPGWAHLPGARRQTSSKTVPAE; encoded by the coding sequence ATGATGGAAATCGGTACGCGGCGGCTCGCCTGGGTGGACATGGCCAAAGGCCTGTCCATCTTTCTCGTCGTCATCATGTATTGCGCGGCCAGCGTGGGCGAGGATACCGGGCAGACCGGGTTCCTGCACTGGACCATCGCGTTCGCCATGCCGTTCCGCATGCCCGAATTCTTCCTGCTGTCGGGGCTGTTCCTCGGCCAGGTGATCGACCGTCCCTGGAAGGCCTATGCCGACCGGCGCGTCGTTCACTATTTCTATTTCTATGCCCTCTGGGCCATCATCCACATTCTCTTCAAGGAAGCGCTTGTGGGCCGCGATCCGGGCGGTGCAGGGGCATCGCTGGCCTGGGCCGTGGTCGAGCCCTATGGCGTGCTGTGGTTCATCTACATGCTCGCGCTCTTCGGCCTTGTCAGCAAGATCCTGCATGAAGTGACGGCGCCGCATTGGGTCGTGCTGACCGTTGCCGCCATCCTGCAGATGGGCAGCATCCACACTGGCAGCTACCTCGTCGATCAGTTCGCCGAGTACTTCGTCTATTTCTACGCTGGGTCCGTGTTCGCGCGGCAGCTGTTCCGGCTGGCCGACTGGGCCGCCGATCATGTATTGGCCGCGCTGGGCGCTCTGACGGTGTGGGCCATTGTCAACGCCATGATGGTGTTCTCGCCCGGGTTCCGGCTTGATCCGGTGCATATCGAAATGGGTTGGGGCGCCCTGCCCGGCCTGCACCTGATCCTCGCGCTGGCCGGGGCGACGGCCATCTGCGTGACTGCGGCGTTGCTCGCACGCCTGCCAGCCATGGACTGGCTGCGCTGGCTGGGATCGAAATCGCTGGTCGTCTATGTGGCCTTCGTGTTGCCCATGGGCATAGCCCGCATCCTGCTGCTGCGGTTGGGGGTCGATGAACCCAATATGCTGAGCCTTTTGACCATGCTCGTCGCGATCACCGCGCCCTTGGCCCTGTGGTGGATCACCGAGAGGCTGGGCATCGGGAAATTCCTGTTCACCCGTCCGGGCTGGGCCCACCTGCCCGGCGCGCGGCGGCAGACATCGTCCAAGACGGTGCCCGCCGAATAA
- a CDS encoding RBBP9/YdeN family alpha/beta hydrolase produces MRIADADILILPGLGSSGPGHWQMRWAEKMSTAAIVEQAEWDDPDPEDWTDTIVKAVELAERPVVLVAHSLACIALVQAAPRFPEGKVRGAFLVSPPDIESNKDVPEEARAFGIVPRDPLPFPSLLVISDSDPFCSLECAADYAGAWGSDFHQAGNAGHINVHSGHGPWPEGLLMFTRLMQRL; encoded by the coding sequence ATGAGAATTGCCGACGCTGACATCCTGATCCTGCCGGGACTGGGCAGTTCCGGACCGGGGCACTGGCAGATGCGCTGGGCCGAGAAGATGTCCACCGCCGCCATTGTCGAGCAGGCCGAATGGGACGATCCCGATCCGGAGGACTGGACCGACACCATCGTCAAGGCGGTCGAGCTGGCCGAGCGGCCGGTGGTGCTGGTAGCCCATTCGCTGGCCTGCATCGCCCTGGTGCAGGCCGCGCCGCGCTTCCCCGAAGGCAAGGTCAGGGGCGCGTTCCTGGTGTCCCCGCCCGATATCGAGAGCAACAAGGACGTGCCCGAGGAGGCGCGGGCGTTCGGCATCGTGCCGCGCGATCCCCTGCCCTTTCCGTCTCTGCTGGTGATCTCGGACAGCGACCCGTTCTGCTCGCTCGAATGCGCGGCCGACTATGCCGGCGCCTGGGGTTCGGATTTCCACCAGGCCGGCAATGCCGGGCACATCAATGTGCATTCCGGCCACGGACCCTGGCCGGAGGGCCTGCTGATGTTCACGCGACTGATGCAGCGGCTGTGA
- the rpe gene encoding ribulose-phosphate 3-epimerase, whose product MTTARPLRIAPSILSADFARLGDEVKAIVDAGADYIHVDVMDGHFVPNISFGAPVMKSVRGVTDKVFDVHLMIAPTDPYLADFARAGADIITVHAEAGPHLHRSLQAVRALGKKAGVALNPATPVSAIQHVIEDCDLVLIMSVNPGFGGQSFIPESLNKIRQARALIGGRDIDLEVDGGVTADNAHAIVSAGANVLVAGSAVYGGNDPKTYAERIKAIRAAATGMVV is encoded by the coding sequence ATGACCACCGCTCGACCGCTTCGCATTGCGCCCTCGATCCTCTCGGCCGATTTTGCGCGGCTGGGGGACGAGGTGAAGGCAATCGTGGATGCGGGTGCCGACTATATCCATGTCGATGTGATGGACGGGCATTTCGTGCCCAATATCTCCTTCGGCGCACCGGTGATGAAATCGGTGCGCGGCGTGACCGACAAGGTCTTCGACGTGCACCTGATGATCGCGCCGACCGATCCTTATCTCGCCGACTTCGCCAGGGCCGGCGCCGACATCATCACCGTTCATGCCGAAGCCGGACCGCATCTGCACCGCTCGCTGCAGGCCGTCCGTGCGCTTGGAAAGAAGGCCGGCGTGGCGCTCAATCCGGCAACGCCGGTTTCCGCCATCCAGCACGTGATCGAGGACTGCGATCTGGTGCTGATCATGAGCGTCAATCCCGGCTTTGGCGGCCAGAGCTTCATCCCCGAGAGCCTCAACAAGATCAGGCAGGCCAGGGCGCTCATCGGCGGGCGGGATATCGATCTCGAGGTCGATGGCGGGGTCACCGCCGACAATGCGCATGCGATCGTTTCGGCGGGCGCCAATGTGCTGGTGGCCGGATCGGCGGTCTATGGCGGCAATGACCCCAAAACCTATGCCGAACGGATCAAGGCGATCCGCGCGGCGGCGACGGGGATGGTGGTTTAG
- a CDS encoding cold-shock protein, which translates to MINGTVKFYNATKGFGFITPDTGGKDAFVHVSALERAGINSLPDGQKVSYDLEKGRDGRESAINISLA; encoded by the coding sequence ATGATCAACGGCACCGTTAAATTCTACAACGCCACCAAGGGCTTCGGCTTCATCACGCCCGACACCGGCGGCAAGGACGCCTTCGTCCATGTCTCCGCGCTCGAGCGCGCCGGCATCAACAGCCTGCCCGACGGCCAGAAGGTCTCCTACGACCTTGAAAAGGGTCGCGATGGTCGCGAGTCCGCGATCAACATTTCGCTGGCCTAA
- a CDS encoding DUF1476 domain-containing protein — MSGFDERKKGQEAKFAFDAEKKFRAEARRNKLLGLWAAELMSLEADAAKAYAAEVVASDFEEAGDEDVFRKVSGDLKAKGISISDDVIREKMLSLIAVASEQIASEG, encoded by the coding sequence ATGAGCGGGTTCGACGAACGCAAGAAGGGCCAGGAAGCCAAGTTCGCCTTCGACGCGGAAAAGAAGTTCAGGGCGGAAGCACGCCGCAACAAGCTTCTGGGCCTGTGGGCTGCCGAACTGATGAGCCTGGAAGCCGACGCCGCCAAGGCCTATGCCGCCGAAGTGGTCGCTTCCGATTTCGAGGAAGCTGGCGACGAGGATGTGTTCCGCAAGGTGTCCGGTGATCTCAAGGCCAAGGGCATTTCCATCTCCGACGATGTGATTCGGGAAAAGATGCTGAGCCTGATCGCTGTCGCCAGCGAGCAGATCGCCTCTGAAGGCTGA
- a CDS encoding BolA family protein, translated as MAMDASEIERRIKAALPDAQIEIRDLAGDGDHYAATVISEAFRGKSRVQQHQLVYSALQGDMGGALHALALQTSVPE; from the coding sequence ATGGCCATGGACGCAAGTGAGATCGAGCGCCGTATCAAGGCCGCGCTGCCCGATGCCCAGATAGAAATCCGCGACCTGGCGGGCGACGGCGACCACTATGCCGCCACCGTGATTTCCGAGGCCTTCCGCGGCAAGAGCCGGGTGCAGCAGCACCAATTGGTCTATTCGGCCCTGCAGGGCGACATGGGCGGCGCGCTGCATGCGCTGGCCCTCCAGACCAGCGTGCCGGAATAA
- a CDS encoding HIT family protein: MSAAPCRFCMDNGLLADAPVFETGQFYVLMSHDPALPHAAMVIPRRHSTSPFEMTATEWADLPSALDGARQALAPRRPDGFTLGWNVGEVAGQTVSHTHLHVIARFRGEPMEGKGIRHPLKTTAPGTTP; the protein is encoded by the coding sequence ATGAGCGCTGCGCCCTGCCGGTTCTGCATGGACAACGGCCTGCTCGCGGATGCGCCGGTCTTCGAAACCGGCCAGTTCTACGTGCTGATGAGCCATGATCCCGCCCTGCCCCACGCGGCCATGGTCATTCCTCGCCGGCACAGCACCTCACCCTTCGAAATGACGGCCACCGAATGGGCCGACCTGCCTTCCGCATTGGATGGGGCGCGGCAGGCGCTTGCACCAAGGCGGCCCGACGGCTTCACGCTCGGTTGGAATGTGGGTGAAGTGGCCGGCCAGACCGTCAGCCACACCCATCTTCATGTGATCGCCCGGTTCCGTGGTGAGCCCATGGAGGGCAAGGGCATCCGCCACCCGCTGAAGACGACCGCCCCGGGAACGACACCATGA
- the purS gene encoding phosphoribosylformylglycinamidine synthase subunit PurS yields the protein MKARVIVTLKNGVLDPQGQAIEGSLASLGFAGVAGVRQGKVFDLEIEGTDAEAARSQINAMCDKLLANTVIENYSVEISN from the coding sequence ATGAAAGCGCGCGTCATCGTCACGCTCAAGAACGGCGTTCTCGACCCCCAGGGCCAGGCCATCGAGGGCTCGCTCGCCAGCCTCGGCTTTGCTGGTGTCGCCGGCGTCCGGCAGGGCAAGGTATTCGATCTCGAGATCGAGGGAACCGACGCGGAGGCCGCGCGTTCCCAGATCAATGCGATGTGCGACAAGCTCCTCGCCAACACCGTGATCGAAAACTACTCGGTCGAAATCTCAAATTAA
- a CDS encoding GNAT family N-acetyltransferase produces the protein MDGYEIVPEVPGIEDYLRLRVASGLSPKTREQAEKGLPNTWFGVSVHMGSEVVGMGRIIGDGGTAFLVVDIALEPAHQGKGLGKAIMAALVQRLKAEAPEGAYVSLIADGDAKHLYAKYGFEPVMPASIGMAMWLRRA, from the coding sequence ATGGACGGTTACGAGATTGTGCCGGAGGTTCCCGGCATCGAGGATTACCTGCGCCTGCGCGTGGCGTCCGGCCTCAGCCCCAAGACACGGGAGCAGGCCGAAAAGGGCCTGCCGAACACCTGGTTCGGCGTGTCGGTCCACATGGGCAGCGAAGTGGTCGGCATGGGCCGCATCATCGGCGACGGCGGCACGGCCTTCCTGGTCGTCGATATCGCCCTCGAGCCGGCCCACCAGGGCAAGGGCCTGGGCAAGGCGATCATGGCGGCGCTCGTGCAGCGGCTGAAAGCCGAGGCGCCTGAAGGCGCCTATGTCAGCCTGATTGCCGATGGCGACGCGAAGCACCTCTATGCCAAATACGGTTTCGAGCCGGTGATGCCGGCGTCCATCGGCATGGCGATGTGGCTGAGGAGAGCCTAG
- the purB gene encoding adenylosuccinate lyase — protein sequence MIPRYSRPEMVANWSAESRFAIWFEIEAHATSKLAELGVVPRESADRIWEVMNARKAERGDYGFDVARIDEIERTTKHDVIAFLTHLSEIVGPDARFVHQGMTSSDILDTTLSVQLKNAADILLTDIDALLEALKKRAYEHKNTITIGRSHGIHAEPTTFGVKLAEAYAEFTRNRARLVAARDEIATAAISGAIGTFANIDPSVEEYVAEKLGLSIEPVSTQVIPRDRHAMFFATLGVIASSIERVAVEIRHLQRTEVLEAEEFFSPGQKGSSAMPHKRNPVLTENLTGLARLVRGMVTPALENVALWHERDISHSSVERMIGPDATVTLDFALARLTGVIDKLVVYPENMRKNLDLLGGLHNSQRVLLALTQAGYSREDSYAAVQRNAMKVWEHRGDRAGLFAQNLKDDPEVTLSDEQIDAMFDDGYHLKHVDTIFSRVFGA from the coding sequence ATGATTCCGCGCTATTCCCGTCCCGAAATGGTTGCCAACTGGTCGGCCGAAAGCCGGTTCGCCATCTGGTTCGAGATCGAGGCGCATGCCACCTCCAAGCTGGCCGAACTGGGTGTCGTGCCCAGGGAAAGCGCCGACAGGATCTGGGAGGTGATGAACGCCAGGAAGGCCGAGCGCGGCGACTATGGCTTCGACGTCGCCCGGATCGACGAGATCGAGCGCACCACCAAGCATGACGTCATCGCGTTTCTTACGCACCTGTCCGAGATCGTCGGCCCCGACGCGCGCTTCGTGCACCAGGGCATGACAAGCTCGGACATTCTCGACACCACCCTTTCGGTGCAATTGAAGAATGCCGCGGACATCCTGCTCACCGATATCGACGCGCTGCTCGAGGCACTGAAGAAGCGCGCCTATGAGCACAAGAACACCATCACCATCGGGCGCAGCCACGGCATCCATGCCGAGCCGACCACATTCGGCGTCAAGCTTGCCGAGGCCTATGCCGAGTTCACCCGCAACCGCGCCCGCCTCGTCGCGGCGCGGGATGAGATCGCCACAGCCGCCATTTCCGGCGCCATCGGCACCTTCGCCAATATCGATCCGTCGGTGGAAGAATATGTGGCCGAAAAGCTCGGGCTCTCCATCGAGCCGGTCTCGACCCAGGTGATCCCGCGCGACCGCCACGCCATGTTCTTTGCCACGCTTGGCGTCATCGCCTCGTCCATCGAGCGCGTGGCCGTGGAAATCCGCCATTTGCAGCGCACCGAAGTGCTCGAGGCCGAGGAATTCTTCTCGCCGGGCCAGAAGGGAAGCTCGGCCATGCCGCACAAGCGCAACCCGGTGCTGACCGAAAACCTCACCGGCCTTGCGCGTCTCGTGCGCGGCATGGTGACCCCGGCGCTGGAGAACGTGGCGCTCTGGCATGAGCGCGACATTTCCCATTCCTCGGTCGAACGCATGATCGGGCCGGACGCGACGGTCACGCTCGACTTCGCCCTGGCGCGGCTGACCGGCGTCATCGACAAGCTGGTGGTCTACCCCGAGAACATGCGCAAGAACCTCGACCTGCTGGGGGGCCTGCACAATTCCCAGCGCGTGCTGCTGGCGCTGACCCAGGCCGGCTACTCCAGAGAGGACAGCTACGCGGCCGTGCAGCGCAATGCCATGAAGGTCTGGGAGCACCGCGGCGATCGCGCCGGCCTGTTTGCCCAGAACCTCAAGGATGACCCGGAAGTGACTCTGAGCGACGAGCAAATCGACGCCATGTTCGATGATGGCTATCATTTGAAGCATGTCGATACGATCTTTTCGCGGGTGTTCGGCGCATGA